One Sinorhizobium arboris LMG 14919 genomic region harbors:
- a CDS encoding M16 family metallopeptidase, translated as MTSEVAAVEVPRPEAEIANFMLTNGMEVVVIPDHRAPIVTQMVWYKVGSADEPPGKSGIAHFLEHLMFKGTKKHPPGEFGAKVAEIGGEENAFTSSDYTAYYQTVTPEALGTMMEFEADRMRHLALTDAVILPERDVILEERRWRVENNPEQLLEEEMQATLYQNHPYRIPTLGWMHEMEQLNCGDALAFYDRYYAPNNAVLVVAGDVDAGTVWRLADKTFGALPRGQDLPERVRPREPEQNTKRTVVLTDRRVTVPTYEKSWVTTSYGTAEPGEAEALDILSEILGGGNRSRIYQQLVVKQGIASSGGAYFNGRSLDPSSFTLYGSPRGEAKIEAVEDAIDAEVRKIIEYGVTDVELEKAKNRLVRSMVFARDSQLGMANIYGAALATGNTAYDVDEWPLRIRAVAAAEVQAVARKYLNPDRSVAAYLLPRKSAAAGDKSR; from the coding sequence ATGACCTCGGAAGTGGCGGCGGTCGAGGTCCCGCGTCCCGAAGCCGAGATTGCAAATTTCATGCTGACCAACGGCATGGAGGTGGTCGTCATACCCGATCACCGGGCGCCCATCGTCACGCAGATGGTCTGGTACAAGGTCGGCAGCGCCGATGAGCCACCCGGCAAATCCGGCATCGCTCATTTCCTGGAGCATCTGATGTTCAAGGGCACGAAGAAGCATCCGCCAGGCGAGTTTGGCGCAAAGGTCGCGGAGATCGGCGGTGAGGAGAACGCCTTCACGTCATCCGACTACACCGCCTACTATCAGACCGTCACGCCGGAAGCGCTCGGAACAATGATGGAATTTGAAGCTGACCGGATGCGCCATCTCGCACTCACCGACGCAGTGATCTTGCCCGAGCGCGATGTCATTCTTGAGGAGCGGCGCTGGCGCGTCGAGAACAATCCGGAGCAGCTTCTGGAGGAGGAGATGCAGGCAACCCTGTATCAGAACCATCCTTACCGCATCCCGACGCTCGGCTGGATGCACGAAATGGAACAGCTTAATTGCGGGGACGCCCTGGCGTTCTACGATCGCTACTATGCCCCGAACAACGCCGTCTTGGTCGTGGCTGGCGACGTGGACGCCGGGACGGTGTGGCGGCTAGCTGACAAGACTTTCGGCGCCCTGCCGCGCGGTCAAGACCTTCCGGAGCGGGTAAGGCCACGGGAGCCGGAGCAGAACACTAAACGGACCGTGGTACTCACTGATCGGCGCGTGACCGTGCCGACCTACGAAAAGTCATGGGTGACGACGTCCTATGGAACGGCCGAGCCGGGCGAAGCGGAAGCGCTCGATATCCTGTCGGAGATTCTCGGCGGAGGAAACCGCAGCCGGATCTATCAGCAATTGGTGGTTAAACAGGGAATAGCCTCCTCGGGCGGCGCCTATTTCAACGGAAGGTCGCTCGATCCGTCGAGCTTCACGCTTTATGGCTCGCCGCGGGGCGAAGCGAAGATCGAGGCGGTGGAGGACGCGATCGACGCTGAAGTTCGGAAAATCATCGAGTACGGCGTTACCGATGTCGAGCTCGAGAAGGCCAAAAACCGCTTGGTGCGCTCCATGGTCTTCGCACGCGACAGCCAGTTGGGAATGGCCAATATTTACGGGGCGGCGCTTGCAACCGGTAATACCGCGTACGACGTGGACGAATGGCCGTTAAGAATCCGCGCCGTAGCGGCGGCAGAGGTTCAGGCGGTTGCCAGGAAATACCTTAACCCGGACCGGTCGGTCGCGGCATATCTGCTGCCCCGGAAAAGCGCTGCCGCAGGAGATAAAAGCCGATGA
- a CDS encoding helix-turn-helix domain-containing protein, producing the protein MLSVNSKRNRGKPNSVDAHVGRRIRQRRVWQNMSQATLGEAIGVTFQQVQKYEKGVNRVGAGRLQQISKALKVQPSYFFEGNPDEVQSVGQSAEIQVNIPPEVIEFAASEEGIDLIRAFSRVGDHDVRCRIVMLLKSLASTSGDI; encoded by the coding sequence GTGTTGAGTGTTAACTCTAAAAGAAATAGAGGTAAGCCAAACTCTGTGGATGCCCATGTCGGCCGGCGAATTCGCCAGCGGCGTGTATGGCAGAACATGTCGCAGGCGACTCTCGGCGAAGCCATCGGGGTGACGTTTCAACAGGTCCAAAAATATGAAAAGGGCGTGAACCGCGTCGGCGCTGGCCGGCTCCAGCAGATTTCGAAGGCTCTGAAAGTGCAGCCTTCCTACTTCTTTGAAGGTAATCCTGACGAAGTCCAATCGGTCGGGCAGTCCGCCGAGATCCAGGTTAATATCCCGCCCGAAGTGATTGAATTCGCTGCAAGTGAGGAAGGGATCGATCTCATCAGAGCCTTTTCACGCGTGGGCGACCATGATGTACGCTGCCGAATCGTAATGCTGCTAAAGTCTCTGGCGAGCACGAGTGGTGATATATAA
- a CDS encoding 1-aminocyclopropane-1-carboxylate deaminase has product MLEKFERYPLTFGPTPIEKLDRLGKHLGDKVEIYAKREDCNSGLAFGGNKLRKLEYIIPEAIASKADTLVSIGGVQSNHTRMVAAVAAKIGMKCLLVQESWVPHEDAVYDRVGNILLSRLMGAEVRLVDGGFDIGIRHSWEQALADVKSRGGTPYAIPAGASVHNYGGLGYVGFAEEVRAQEKQLGFAFDYVVLCTVTGSTHAGMLVGFAKDGRQRNVIGIDASATPAQTKAQVLSIARHTANLVDLGMEIVEDDVVLLEEYAHPCYGIPSEETKEAIRLCARLEGIITDPVYEGKSMQGMVDLIKKGFFPEGSRVLYAHLGGAPAINGYSYTFREG; this is encoded by the coding sequence ATGCTAGAAAAATTTGAGCGCTACCCGCTCACCTTTGGACCGACGCCTATTGAAAAGCTTGATCGCCTCGGTAAACACCTTGGAGATAAAGTCGAGATCTACGCCAAGCGCGAGGACTGCAACTCAGGTCTTGCATTTGGTGGAAACAAGCTCCGCAAGCTCGAATATATCATTCCGGAGGCGATCGCCTCCAAGGCAGACACCCTCGTTTCTATCGGCGGCGTACAGTCGAACCACACGCGGATGGTTGCCGCCGTCGCCGCCAAGATCGGCATGAAATGCCTCCTGGTGCAGGAGAGCTGGGTGCCGCATGAGGACGCCGTCTATGATCGGGTCGGCAACATTTTGTTGAGCCGCCTCATGGGCGCAGAGGTGCGCCTTGTCGACGGGGGCTTTGACATTGGTATCCGACACAGTTGGGAACAGGCGCTAGCGGACGTTAAATCAAGAGGTGGCACGCCTTATGCAATCCCTGCTGGGGCTTCCGTTCACAATTATGGCGGCCTCGGCTACGTAGGGTTCGCGGAGGAGGTGCGCGCTCAGGAGAAGCAACTTGGGTTTGCCTTCGACTACGTTGTATTATGCACCGTCACCGGGTCGACCCATGCCGGCATGCTCGTCGGATTCGCCAAAGACGGCCGACAGCGCAACGTGATTGGTATCGATGCCTCGGCTACTCCCGCCCAAACCAAGGCGCAAGTACTAAGCATTGCCCGGCATACAGCAAATCTGGTCGACCTAGGAATGGAAATCGTTGAGGACGATGTGGTCTTGCTCGAGGAGTATGCACACCCGTGTTATGGCATTCCGTCCGAGGAAACGAAGGAGGCTATTCGCCTGTGTGCACGGCTTGAGGGCATCATTACTGATCCGGTCTACGAGGGTAAATCGATGCAGGGAATGGTCGATCTCATCAAGAAAGGCTTCTTCCCAGAAGGATCGCGGGTTCTCTACGCACATCTCGGTGGTGCGCCAGCTATCAATGGCTACAGCTATACGTTTCGCGAAGGCTGA
- a CDS encoding M16 family metallopeptidase — protein sequence MIMFNRQPIGAILIVVMAYLMVGLAAMPALAGMAIEEVKTSSGIKAWLVPDYSLPIITIRFAFRGGSAQDPSGKEGLVNLMTGLFEEGAGDLDSDAFQERLDDAGAEMFFKAGRDAVHGYIRVLADRKDDAFELLRLAIEQPRFDQAPVDRIRAQIVSGIIAEANDPEMAAHVAWMKAIYGDHPYSRRPEGTEQTLAAVKTSDLKALHKRILARSNLTIAAVGAIDPGTLKRDLDHIFGGLPATSSLTPVADMVPKLGRAIRVPYDLPQEQLSLAYPGISRKDPQFFAAYLMNQILGGDSFTSRLWNEVREKRGLAYGIHTTLVNNDHASALVINTGTRPDRAAETLSLIRTEVRRMSEEGVSEDELKAAKKKLIGGYAIDNLNSSSAIAATLVDIQLEDRGINYVERRKQLIQAVTVEDVRAVAKRLLSADPTVMIVGPPLKETKG from the coding sequence ATGATCATGTTCAACCGACAGCCAATCGGCGCCATACTAATAGTGGTCATGGCATACCTAATGGTGGGCCTTGCCGCGATGCCAGCTCTCGCGGGCATGGCCATTGAGGAGGTCAAGACATCGAGCGGGATAAAGGCGTGGTTGGTGCCGGATTATTCGCTACCGATCATCACCATTCGTTTTGCATTCCGGGGCGGCAGCGCGCAGGATCCGTCCGGTAAGGAAGGCCTTGTGAATCTGATGACTGGGTTGTTCGAGGAAGGGGCCGGTGACCTTGACAGCGATGCCTTCCAGGAGCGGCTGGACGATGCTGGCGCCGAGATGTTCTTCAAGGCCGGGCGCGATGCCGTCCATGGCTATATTCGAGTGCTTGCCGACCGCAAGGACGATGCGTTCGAACTTCTTCGGTTAGCAATCGAACAGCCGCGCTTCGACCAGGCGCCAGTGGACCGCATTCGCGCCCAAATCGTCTCCGGCATCATTGCGGAAGCCAATGATCCCGAAATGGCGGCACACGTCGCATGGATGAAGGCGATCTATGGCGATCATCCGTATTCGCGGCGGCCCGAGGGTACCGAGCAAACACTCGCCGCCGTCAAGACCTCCGATCTGAAGGCGCTTCATAAGCGGATTTTGGCGCGCAGCAATCTGACCATTGCCGCGGTGGGAGCGATCGATCCCGGCACCCTCAAGCGCGATCTGGATCATATATTCGGCGGACTGCCTGCTACCTCCTCCCTGACGCCGGTTGCGGACATGGTGCCTAAGCTAGGGCGGGCAATTCGAGTCCCGTATGACTTACCTCAGGAGCAATTGAGCCTGGCTTACCCGGGAATCAGCCGCAAAGACCCGCAATTCTTCGCAGCCTATCTCATGAACCAAATCCTCGGCGGAGACTCGTTCACGTCCAGGCTTTGGAATGAGGTGCGCGAGAAGCGAGGCCTCGCTTACGGCATCCACACCACCCTCGTGAACAACGATCATGCTTCGGCGCTCGTCATCAATACGGGGACCCGGCCAGATCGGGCCGCAGAGACGCTCTCCCTCATCCGCACCGAGGTCAGGCGAATGTCGGAGGAGGGCGTCAGCGAAGACGAGCTCAAGGCGGCGAAGAAAAAGCTCATCGGCGGCTATGCGATCGACAATCTGAACTCATCTAGTGCGATCGCCGCCACTTTGGTCGACATCCAACTGGAAGACCGTGGCATCAACTATGTCGAACGTCGCAAACAACTGATCCAGGCAGTCACTGTGGAGGACGTCCGGGCAGTCGCGAAACGGCTGCTCTCCGCCGACCCCACGGTCATGATCGTCGGACCGCCGCTCAAGGAAACGAAAGGCTGA
- a CDS encoding cytochrome P450, with translation MDASIDRAPPFPVTKHSTAKAFLAMIKNPLDALPPAVFKEPIVFTGRLGNLQVYLTDPVLIHETLVENADRLSKGEHIRRTLGPALGRGLLTGDGAHWKWQRQSVAAAFRHERLLELQPAMIAAAEETKARWLRRRGEVLDVGHEMMRTTFGIIVDTMMSGGHGIDVARVERSVTDFLEPSGWTFAFGMIGAPEWLPYPGRTKARSAVAFLRASLAAVIAKRRQQPNERHDLVSMMLMASDPESGRRMSDEEIVDNLMTFITAGHETTALGLAWTLHLLGRHPEDEAKVVREITHVTGGGPVLPEHLAHLVYTKQVFSEAMRLFPPAPIITRTAIEDFRLDRYLIPEGTVFFIPIYAVHRKPDLWRDPESFDPTRFEPENARTRHRYAYMPFGAGPRVCIGNAFALMEAVAVLAVLLQSFKLNNCTDTPPRRVMKVTLRPHPNILMSVHRRRE, from the coding sequence ATGGATGCGAGCATTGATCGGGCACCACCGTTTCCGGTGACGAAGCACTCGACCGCCAAGGCATTCCTGGCCATGATCAAGAATCCGCTGGACGCACTGCCTCCGGCCGTGTTCAAGGAGCCCATTGTCTTTACCGGGCGGTTGGGCAATCTGCAGGTGTATCTGACCGACCCGGTCCTTATCCACGAGACGCTTGTGGAGAATGCGGACCGCCTTAGCAAGGGCGAGCATATTAGGCGCACGCTGGGGCCTGCGTTAGGCCGAGGTTTGCTAACTGGCGACGGTGCGCACTGGAAATGGCAGCGACAGTCGGTGGCCGCCGCTTTCCGGCACGAAAGGCTTCTTGAACTCCAGCCTGCGATGATCGCCGCCGCTGAAGAAACCAAAGCCCGCTGGCTTCGGCGGCGCGGCGAAGTTCTGGACGTGGGCCATGAGATGATGCGCACGACCTTCGGCATCATTGTCGATACGATGATGTCGGGCGGGCACGGCATCGATGTCGCTCGCGTCGAGCGGAGCGTAACGGATTTTCTTGAACCGAGTGGTTGGACATTCGCTTTTGGGATGATTGGCGCACCCGAGTGGCTGCCGTATCCAGGCCGCACGAAAGCACGCTCTGCCGTCGCTTTTCTCCGGGCGAGCCTAGCGGCGGTGATCGCGAAGCGCCGACAGCAACCGAATGAAAGGCATGACCTCGTCTCCATGATGTTGATGGCGTCTGACCCGGAATCCGGCCGTAGAATGAGCGACGAGGAGATCGTTGATAACCTGATGACCTTCATCACTGCGGGTCATGAGACGACAGCGCTCGGTCTGGCTTGGACACTTCACCTTCTCGGCCGGCATCCGGAAGATGAGGCGAAGGTCGTGAGGGAGATTACGCACGTTACTGGAGGCGGGCCAGTCCTCCCCGAACATCTGGCGCACCTCGTCTATACGAAGCAGGTGTTTTCGGAGGCCATGCGCCTCTTTCCGCCAGCGCCGATCATCACGCGGACGGCAATCGAAGATTTTCGGCTTGACCGGTACCTGATCCCCGAGGGTACGGTCTTTTTCATCCCCATCTATGCAGTGCACCGTAAACCTGACCTGTGGCGGGATCCAGAAAGCTTCGATCCTACGCGGTTCGAGCCGGAAAACGCCCGCACCCGCCACCGATATGCATATATGCCCTTTGGTGCGGGGCCACGCGTTTGCATTGGCAACGCCTTCGCTCTTATGGAAGCCGTTGCCGTGCTTGCTGTCCTGCTTCAGTCCTTCAAGTTGAATAACTGTACCGACACCCCGCCGCGGCGCGTGATGAAGGTCACGCTGCGGCCTCATCCAAACATCTTGATGTCGGTTCACCGGCGAAGGGAGTGA
- a CDS encoding flavin reductase family protein, with amino-acid sequence MNSDGADLPVNADGLKCALRRMSGGVSVITTGQGEERTGATVTSATALSIEPPCMLVSLNRTSSTWPAVARFGHFCVNILGHAHELLASQFAGLGGLTGAERYRGAKWTQLISGAPVLQDAAAAIDCELEEAIERHSHVIVLGRVVGICIGNGGSLVYRGGRYFAFAE; translated from the coding sequence ATGAACAGCGATGGCGCAGACCTTCCGGTGAACGCGGACGGCCTGAAATGTGCTTTGCGCAGAATGAGCGGTGGCGTCAGCGTCATCACCACAGGGCAGGGCGAGGAACGTACCGGAGCAACCGTTACGTCGGCGACGGCCCTCTCTATCGAGCCTCCGTGCATGCTCGTTTCTCTCAATCGGACTTCCTCAACGTGGCCTGCCGTTGCGCGATTCGGCCATTTTTGCGTGAACATCCTGGGCCATGCTCACGAGTTACTCGCGAGCCAATTCGCCGGCCTAGGCGGGTTGACGGGCGCGGAACGTTACCGCGGTGCCAAGTGGACTCAACTCATCAGCGGGGCGCCCGTCCTTCAGGATGCGGCGGCGGCCATCGACTGCGAGCTTGAGGAGGCTATAGAAAGGCACAGCCATGTGATTGTGCTCGGCCGCGTGGTCGGCATTTGCATCGGGAACGGAGGTTCATTGGTTTATCGTGGCGGCCGGTATTTTGCATTTGCCGAGTAG
- the hemN gene encoding oxygen-independent coproporphyrinogen III oxidase → MQPDLLAKYREAMLPRYTSYPTAPHFSSAISADTYGDWLESLSAEKPVSLYLHIPFCRSMCWYCGCHTTITKRDEPILDYLAALREEVCLVSAAAKKRLSVDHVHFGGGTPTIIRPRKFLELFQLLRDRFDFAIAAEIAVEIDPRTLQEEMVIALGEAGVNRASLGVQSLDPLVQKAINRIQTEERTAEAVAKLRAAGVGSINLDLIYGLPHQTVQSCVETAEAAITMGPNRFAVFGYGHVPFFKKHQKLIDEAALADAEGRIAQAEAIAETLMAAGYRRIGFDHFAKADDSLAVAQATGKLHRSFQGYTTDACEALIGFGASAIGRTSEGYVQNEVAPRLYAQTVARGHLATVKGYRLTEEDRLRAAIIERLMCDFSADVSAIAAAHGFESGIVLDDNESLAMLERDGVLQREGGVIRLREERHFLIRAVAAAFDAYLEQTRRVHSRVA, encoded by the coding sequence ATGCAACCAGATCTTCTCGCAAAATACCGCGAGGCAATGCTGCCCCGCTATACAAGCTATCCGACGGCTCCCCACTTTTCGTCCGCGATCAGTGCCGACACCTACGGCGACTGGCTCGAATCCCTTTCTGCGGAGAAGCCAGTATCGCTCTATCTGCATATCCCGTTCTGCAGATCGATGTGCTGGTATTGCGGCTGTCATACAACGATAACCAAGCGCGACGAACCGATCCTCGACTACTTGGCAGCGCTGCGTGAGGAGGTGTGCCTGGTCTCTGCGGCGGCGAAGAAACGGCTCAGCGTCGATCACGTGCATTTTGGAGGGGGGACGCCGACAATCATCCGGCCACGGAAATTTCTGGAGCTCTTCCAACTTCTACGTGACCGTTTCGACTTCGCGATTGCCGCGGAGATCGCCGTGGAAATCGACCCGCGTACGCTCCAAGAGGAGATGGTGATAGCTCTTGGCGAAGCAGGCGTGAACCGCGCCAGCCTCGGCGTTCAGAGCCTCGATCCGCTCGTGCAGAAGGCCATCAATCGGATCCAAACTGAGGAACGGACGGCGGAGGCCGTTGCAAAGCTGCGGGCGGCGGGCGTCGGCAGCATCAACTTGGATCTCATCTACGGCCTGCCGCACCAGACGGTACAATCTTGTGTCGAGACGGCCGAAGCGGCTATCACCATGGGCCCCAACCGCTTCGCCGTCTTTGGCTACGGACATGTCCCATTCTTTAAGAAACACCAGAAGCTGATTGACGAGGCCGCACTTGCCGATGCGGAAGGCCGTATCGCGCAGGCGGAGGCAATCGCCGAAACCCTAATGGCGGCAGGCTACCGCCGCATCGGCTTCGATCACTTCGCCAAAGCGGATGACAGCCTCGCCGTCGCTCAGGCCACAGGGAAATTGCATCGCAGTTTCCAGGGCTACACGACCGATGCCTGTGAAGCTCTGATAGGCTTTGGTGCATCGGCGATCGGCCGGACGTCGGAGGGCTATGTTCAAAACGAGGTGGCGCCCCGCCTCTATGCACAAACGGTTGCACGCGGCCATCTCGCCACAGTGAAAGGTTATCGTTTGACGGAGGAGGACCGGCTGCGGGCAGCCATCATTGAGCGGCTGATGTGCGACTTTTCCGCCGACGTTTCGGCTATTGCCGCCGCGCACGGTTTCGAATCCGGCATTGTGCTTGATGACAATGAGAGCCTCGCCATGCTCGAGAGGGATGGCGTCCTACAACGCGAGGGCGGCGTGATCCGCCTTCGTGAGGAACGACATTTCCTGATCCGCGCCGTGGCGGCAGCCTTCGACGCCTATCTGGAGCAGACGCGTCGCGTGCATAGCAGGGTGGCGTGA
- the hemN gene encoding oxygen-independent coproporphyrinogen III oxidase — protein sequence MGHQPLQTPILEKYCDARLPWYTIYPTVPEFSASVGVKACENWLRSLPTNESVSLYLHVPFCRSICWYCGFPTTSTRREAPVLNYLAVLREEIRLVAEQAPQALLVSDVHFGGGTPNLIGPAEFLALIEVLRRRFAFTKTATVAVEIDPRTFTMEMAEALGKAGVTRASLGVQSFDPVVQVAVNRVQTEAQIAAALENLRQHGTSRVNFDLMYGLTHQTVESCVETASTAVAMRPDRLAVFGYAHIPSFKRNQRRIEEPALPDIAARAEQAAAVAKTLVAAGYREIGLDHFALPDDELAVAQKAGRLRRNSLGYSADTCKTLIGFGASAIGRLGDGYVQNEVATGSYTRQIGVGHLATSKGHRLTDEDRVRAAVIERLMCDLEADVPAICAAHGFDPIPILDSAERLAILASDEIVDIEKGIVRVRQEHRFILRAVAAAFDAYLAARLG from the coding sequence ATGGGACACCAGCCTTTGCAGACTCCAATCCTGGAAAAGTATTGCGACGCCCGCCTGCCTTGGTACACCATTTACCCGACGGTACCGGAATTCTCCGCATCGGTGGGCGTCAAGGCTTGTGAGAACTGGCTGAGGAGCTTGCCGACCAACGAGTCGGTGTCGCTCTATCTCCACGTGCCGTTCTGCCGCTCGATCTGTTGGTACTGCGGCTTCCCTACCACCAGCACTCGCCGGGAGGCGCCGGTCCTCAATTACTTAGCGGTGCTGCGTGAGGAGATCCGTTTGGTCGCAGAGCAAGCTCCCCAAGCGTTGCTCGTGAGTGACGTGCATTTTGGCGGCGGAACGCCGAACCTTATCGGGCCAGCGGAGTTCCTCGCGCTGATAGAAGTCCTGCGTCGCCGCTTCGCATTCACGAAAACCGCTACGGTAGCGGTTGAGATCGACCCGCGCACATTCACGATGGAGATGGCCGAAGCCTTGGGAAAAGCCGGTGTGACCCGCGCGAGTCTTGGCGTGCAGAGCTTCGATCCTGTTGTTCAAGTAGCGGTCAACCGGGTTCAGACTGAGGCGCAGATCGCGGCTGCCCTCGAAAATCTGCGCCAGCATGGAACAAGTCGCGTCAACTTCGACCTCATGTACGGTCTCACTCATCAGACGGTGGAGTCGTGCGTTGAGACCGCGTCGACGGCGGTGGCCATGCGCCCTGATCGGCTTGCGGTTTTTGGTTACGCGCACATTCCTTCGTTCAAAAGAAATCAGCGCCGTATCGAAGAGCCAGCACTGCCGGACATCGCTGCTCGTGCCGAACAGGCTGCGGCCGTGGCCAAGACGCTGGTTGCCGCCGGCTACCGAGAGATCGGGCTCGACCATTTCGCCCTACCGGACGACGAACTCGCGGTGGCGCAGAAAGCCGGGCGCCTGCGGCGTAACTCCTTGGGTTACTCGGCCGACACCTGTAAAACGCTGATCGGCTTCGGCGCCTCCGCCATCGGCCGTCTCGGCGACGGCTACGTCCAGAACGAGGTTGCAACCGGCTCCTACACTCGACAGATCGGAGTTGGCCACCTCGCGACGTCAAAGGGCCATCGTCTCACCGACGAAGACCGCGTACGAGCCGCGGTCATCGAGCGGCTCATGTGCGATTTGGAGGCGGACGTGCCGGCAATCTGCGCCGCCCACGGATTTGACCCTATTCCGATCCTCGATTCAGCTGAACGCTTGGCGATACTGGCCAGTGACGAGATAGTAGACATCGAAAAAGGTATTGTTCGCGTGAGGCAAGAGCACCGCTTCATACTCCGCGCTGTTGCTGCCGCATTTGATGCTTATCTCGCCGCTCGCCTTGGCTAG